In Methanosarcina barkeri MS, a single window of DNA contains:
- a CDS encoding helical backbone metal receptor has protein sequence MFKSKFWYIFLVLLTTSQLLFGCVGHAAASDGNVTVTDDYGVQVSAPSQPQRIVSLSPSNTEILGALGLIDQVVGVTDYSNYPTEAATKTNVGGYTEINSEKVVALNPDIVIADSGNGNETIDYLRGLGLNVVVLNPTDIEGILKDIVLVGKATGTEDKANSLVDSMSDRINSIKEKVATSSTKPTVAHVVSYDPIYVAGKNTYQDQVISVAGGKNAFSNIDGWGTINIENLINKDPDYVMINSGTGMLDENGSNPVYDYFKQNTQVQSLTAVKNDHFILVEADIISRGGPRIVDAIEMVAELIHPECFSLPVSNFSTDVTSGDTPLTVQFTDLSQNATGWDWDFGDGDTSTDESPEHTYSTAGTYTANLTVSNENGTSFQTAVIDVEESSSSGGSSGGNSHKSSGSSTGSLSVSSTSSSSESVDNVSTSSENQSDVTSDVTETVTETPSEPDVQDSEQNSETNVEQTPEQTSEQTPGQNSSGDENTNTPGFEIASGIICLICVFLYKRR, from the coding sequence ATGTTTAAGAGTAAATTCTGGTATATATTTTTAGTACTGCTTACAACTTCTCAACTATTGTTTGGGTGTGTCGGGCATGCTGCTGCTTCTGATGGTAATGTTACGGTTACCGATGATTATGGGGTTCAGGTGTCAGCACCTTCACAGCCCCAGAGGATTGTTTCGCTATCCCCATCCAACACCGAGATTCTGGGAGCCCTGGGTCTGATAGATCAAGTAGTTGGCGTAACCGATTATAGCAATTATCCTACTGAAGCAGCTACGAAAACCAATGTTGGAGGTTATACTGAAATTAATTCGGAGAAAGTAGTTGCTCTTAATCCAGACATTGTAATTGCTGATTCTGGAAATGGTAATGAAACAATAGATTATTTGCGTGGACTTGGCCTGAATGTAGTGGTTTTGAACCCAACAGATATTGAAGGAATCCTTAAAGATATTGTTCTGGTTGGGAAAGCAACAGGTACAGAGGATAAAGCTAACTCACTTGTTGATTCAATGAGTGATAGAATAAATTCAATTAAGGAAAAGGTGGCAACCTCAAGTACTAAACCAACGGTTGCTCATGTAGTCAGTTATGATCCTATTTATGTTGCCGGAAAAAACACCTACCAGGATCAGGTAATAAGTGTTGCAGGTGGCAAAAATGCATTTTCCAATATTGATGGATGGGGAACCATCAATATAGAGAATCTCATCAACAAAGATCCAGATTATGTTATGATCAACTCCGGAACAGGCATGTTAGATGAGAACGGTTCAAATCCGGTGTACGATTATTTCAAACAAAATACACAGGTGCAGAGCCTCACAGCCGTGAAGAATGACCATTTCATTCTTGTTGAAGCTGATATAATTAGCAGGGGAGGACCTCGGATTGTAGATGCAATCGAAATGGTTGCAGAGCTGATTCATCCAGAGTGTTTCTCTCTTCCGGTTAGCAATTTCAGTACAGACGTTACCAGCGGTGATACTCCTCTTACCGTACAGTTTACAGACCTTTCACAAAACGCAACCGGATGGGATTGGGACTTCGGAGACGGAGATACTTCAACCGATGAGAGTCCAGAACATACTTATTCCACAGCAGGAACTTATACAGCAAATCTAACAGTAAGTAATGAAAACGGAACATCCTTCCAAACTGCGGTCATAGATGTTGAAGAAAGCAGTTCCAGTGGCGGCAGCAGTGGTGGCAACAGTCACAAAAGTAGTGGAAGCAGTACCGGAAGTCTCAGCGTTAGTAGCACTAGTAGCAGTAGCGAAAGTGTCGATAACGTCAGTACTTCTTCGGAAAATCAAAGCGATGTAACGAGTGATGTAACAGAGACCGTGACTGAAACGCCGTCCGAACCTGACGTACAGGACTCTGAACAAAACAGTGAAACAAACGTTGAACAGACACCCGAGCAGACATCTGAACAAACACCAGGCCAAAACAGCTCTGGGGATGAGAACACAAATACGCCTGGTTTTGAAATAGCTTCCGGTATTATTTGTCTGATTTGCGTATTCCTGTATAAAAGGAGGTAA
- a CDS encoding CatA-like O-acetyltransferase has protein sequence MGNRYQKIDLETWKRKDYCQIYRNAVQPQYCVSFELDVTNFKKRVKENNLSFTLAFIFAVTKCANETEEFRYRFLDGEVVLYESIDTSFTYLDKETELFKVVYVPMQDTIEKFVQLATVTAENQKEHFTGPVEDDVYQFSALPWITFTHISHTDFGNREKAQPIFDWGKYQEKEGKLMMPFAVQVHHAFVDGIHIGKLADKLQRYLNEV, from the coding sequence ATGGGAAACAGATACCAAAAAATAGACCTTGAAACATGGAAAAGAAAAGATTATTGCCAAATATACAGGAATGCAGTCCAGCCTCAATATTGTGTGAGTTTTGAACTTGATGTGACGAATTTTAAAAAGCGCGTTAAAGAAAATAACTTGTCATTTACGCTGGCATTTATATTTGCTGTTACGAAATGCGCAAATGAAACAGAGGAATTTCGGTATCGTTTTCTTGATGGCGAAGTTGTGTTATATGAGTCCATTGATACTTCATTTACATATCTGGATAAAGAAACAGAGTTATTTAAGGTAGTATATGTTCCCATGCAGGACACGATTGAGAAGTTTGTACAATTGGCAACCGTAACGGCAGAAAATCAAAAAGAACATTTTACAGGACCTGTGGAAGACGATGTATATCAATTCTCTGCCCTGCCGTGGATAACGTTTACGCATATTTCGCACACGGATTTCGGAAACAGGGAAAAAGCGCAGCCCATATTTGATTGGGGAAAATATCAGGAAAAAGAAGGCAAACTTATGATGCCGTTTGCAGTTCAGGTTCATCACGCATTTGTTGATGGTATTCATATCGGCAAACTTGCGGATAAGCTGCAGAGATACCTGAATGAAGTGTAG
- a CDS encoding hydantoinase/oxoprolinase N-terminal domain-containing protein, which translates to MAYDLGIDAGGTYTDSVLIRKSDGKVVCSNKALTTYPDPIKGIEKSIDGLDTEKLKLVTVVSVSTTLATNTILEGTGYPVGLILIGNYDVPEDSGIENWIMVKGGHDSNGEEVAALDLPAVEKFVLEIKDRVSAFAVSSYFSVRNPEHELRVKTLIQELTGLPVVCGHELAQSLGAYERGVTAYLNAQLLPVAEGFLKTIVTEIERRGLNPRIAMLRCDGSVVSMQEAMKKPIESVFSGPAASLLGASYLSGQETCAVIDVGGTSTDVSLVHKGLPDLSEAGAVVGGWQTKVRALRMETSAMGGDSHIWVQSGNIHIGPRRVIPLCRAAVLYPDFMNTLKKRWIPDRLKLNEHIQATKFFIRTEQKPVNLNREEKELLALIRDEPRSLKDIYWDRNILPPKRVMDSLIQKRLVQAIGFTPTDALHVLGEYTEWNAEASEIGATLLANFIGIDRTEFCLNVKRLFARNMARDLIAFLMEGVDRTEIEKMLDGNFFARFKVDIPVVLLGGPVRAYVDELKKLIDAEVFAPEYSEVGNAVGALAGKGTKRIEITVRTLYSESKYDLKTKGVFVYTPVGRRHFIIRSEALEFAEAFGRKLILDYMAESGLLPDQVTVNVQKKDIKVHAGEIPIETRFIFEGIANSNVYEKALSGQEKKDEDLTELTSQVHSLDCNSCGELSISENNK; encoded by the coding sequence ATGGCATATGATCTGGGCATTGATGCAGGTGGAACTTATACTGACTCGGTTTTAATTAGAAAATCGGATGGAAAAGTTGTATGCTCAAACAAGGCCCTCACAACCTATCCTGACCCTATCAAAGGAATAGAAAAGTCAATTGACGGACTTGACACTGAAAAGCTAAAGCTCGTGACTGTAGTTTCGGTTTCAACTACTCTTGCCACCAACACTATCCTTGAAGGAACAGGATATCCTGTTGGGCTCATCCTTATCGGAAATTATGATGTTCCTGAAGATTCGGGAATTGAGAACTGGATTATGGTAAAGGGAGGACATGACAGTAATGGCGAGGAAGTCGCAGCCCTTGACCTGCCGGCAGTAGAAAAATTCGTACTTGAAATAAAAGACAGGGTCTCGGCTTTTGCAGTTTCTTCTTACTTCAGCGTGCGAAATCCGGAGCATGAGCTGCGTGTAAAAACCCTGATCCAGGAATTGACAGGGCTGCCTGTTGTATGCGGGCATGAACTGGCACAGTCGCTCGGGGCTTACGAAAGGGGAGTTACTGCCTACCTCAATGCCCAACTCCTGCCTGTGGCAGAGGGCTTCTTAAAAACGATAGTAACTGAGATCGAAAGAAGAGGCCTCAACCCGAGAATTGCCATGCTCCGCTGCGACGGCTCTGTAGTGAGCATGCAGGAGGCTATGAAAAAACCCATAGAATCGGTCTTTTCAGGTCCCGCAGCAAGTCTCCTTGGGGCTTCCTATCTGTCCGGGCAAGAGACCTGCGCTGTAATTGACGTTGGAGGAACAAGCACGGACGTCTCCCTGGTCCATAAAGGACTGCCAGACCTCAGTGAGGCAGGAGCAGTTGTGGGTGGCTGGCAAACAAAAGTAAGGGCGCTGCGTATGGAAACTTCGGCTATGGGCGGAGACAGTCATATCTGGGTTCAGAGCGGCAATATACACATAGGTCCCAGGCGGGTTATTCCTCTCTGCAGGGCAGCAGTCCTGTACCCCGATTTTATGAACACTCTGAAAAAGCGCTGGATTCCGGACCGGCTCAAGCTGAACGAACATATTCAGGCAACAAAGTTCTTTATCCGGACCGAGCAGAAACCTGTCAATTTGAACCGGGAGGAAAAAGAGCTCCTTGCCCTTATACGGGACGAGCCGCGTTCCCTCAAAGATATCTACTGGGACAGAAATATCCTTCCTCCAAAGAGAGTAATGGATTCTTTAATTCAGAAGCGGCTTGTTCAGGCAATAGGTTTTACCCCAACAGATGCCCTGCATGTGCTTGGTGAATATACTGAATGGAATGCTGAAGCTTCGGAAATTGGAGCTACTCTGCTTGCAAACTTCATAGGGATTGACAGGACTGAGTTCTGTCTAAATGTGAAGCGGCTTTTTGCCAGAAACATGGCCCGAGACCTCATTGCTTTTCTAATGGAAGGAGTAGACAGGACCGAAATTGAAAAAATGCTTGATGGCAATTTCTTCGCTCGTTTTAAAGTAGATATCCCTGTTGTCCTGCTTGGAGGGCCGGTAAGGGCTTATGTGGATGAACTGAAGAAGCTTATAGATGCCGAAGTCTTTGCTCCTGAATACTCAGAGGTTGGAAATGCCGTCGGAGCTCTTGCAGGAAAAGGGACAAAACGCATTGAGATTACAGTGCGCACGCTTTACAGTGAGTCCAAGTATGACCTTAAAACAAAAGGGGTCTTTGTGTACACACCTGTAGGAAGGAGGCATTTCATAATACGGAGTGAAGCCCTGGAGTTTGCTGAGGCGTTTGGAAGAAAGCTGATTCTTGATTATATGGCCGAATCCGGACTTCTCCCTGACCAGGTTACAGTTAATGTACAAAAAAAGGATATAAAAGTCCATGCAGGTGAAATTCCGATAGAGACAAGATTTATCTTTGAAGGGATTGCAAATTCTAATGTCTATGAAAAAGCTCTTTCTGGACAGGAGAAAAAAGATGAGGACCTTACAGAACTAACCAGTCAGGTTCATTCGCTGGATTGTAATTCCTGTGGAGAACTCTCTATCTCTGAAAATAATAAGTGA
- a CDS encoding non-histone chromosomal MC1 family protein translates to MADKRYFVLQDENGNEHGVFTGKQPRQAALKAANRGDGTKSKPQIIRLRECGTKKIHVYKAWKQTIKAPKNRPSWMSEKINKPFVTKEKTETIE, encoded by the coding sequence ATCGCCGACAAGAGATATTTTGTTTTACAAGACGAAAATGGCAATGAGCACGGAGTTTTCACAGGAAAACAGCCTCGTCAAGCTGCACTAAAAGCTGCGAACCGGGGGGACGGAACCAAATCCAAACCACAGATTATCAGGCTTAGGGAATGTGGAACAAAGAAGATACACGTTTACAAAGCTTGGAAACAAACTATTAAAGCTCCCAAAAATAGGCCTAGCTGGATGTCAGAAAAAATAAATAAGCCTTTTGTCACGAAAGAGAAAACAGAAACAATCGAGTAA
- a CDS encoding hydantoinase/oxoprolinase N-terminal domain-containing protein: protein MGIDAGGTYTDSIIIRDSDSKVMDSNKALTTYPDLLTGIKNSIDGLDEKYLKDVKMVSVSTTLATNTILEKNGYPVGLILVGDYEIPERKDIEFYTIVKGGHDHHGAELISLDMEAVEAFVSKVKDKVSAFAVSSYFSIRNPAHELAVKARIQELTGMPVVCGHELSLDLGAYERGITAYLNAQLIPIANQFIHSIREEISRRGMDSRLLMLKCDGSVVGINEALEKPIESIFSGPAASLVGASHLSGLETCAVIDVGGTSTDVSILENGLPELCEEGAVVGGWQTKVKAIRMETSAMGGDSHVWIKNMKINIGPRRVIPLCVAAVKYPGFLEVLKKGRIPGAMHLDENVQPTRFFVRTGIEPSDLGKFETELFDRIGDFPVSLNDIFWETQKTLSPGLLDSLIRKRLIQAIGFTPTDALHVLGEYTAWDQEASRVGAKLLERYTETDHIEICKQIKQDVARNMALNLISFIQKDVPSSEIEKILLSDRFTQFRMKIPVVLIGGPVVAYTRELKQILNADIIIPEHAEVGNAVGAVVGKGIKRIEILIKSAYSKDKKRLVLLFSPQGRETFGSYPAALEYADALGRKLIMEYMTEAGLDKGQIQIEVSRKDISLSEAGAVPLETKLVFVGVGMPKV from the coding sequence ATGGGTATTGACGCAGGAGGCACCTACACTGATTCGATCATCATTCGGGACTCAGATAGCAAAGTGATGGATTCGAACAAGGCGCTTACCACCTATCCTGATCTGCTCACAGGAATTAAAAATTCCATCGACGGGCTGGATGAGAAATATTTAAAAGACGTAAAAATGGTTTCGGTCTCAACAACGCTTGCCACAAACACAATCCTTGAAAAAAATGGCTATCCTGTAGGTTTGATCCTTGTAGGAGATTATGAAATCCCGGAAAGAAAGGATATTGAATTTTATACTATCGTAAAAGGAGGGCACGACCATCACGGAGCCGAACTGATTTCCCTTGATATGGAAGCTGTAGAAGCTTTTGTCAGTAAGGTTAAAGATAAAGTTTCAGCCTTTGCAGTCTCTTCCTACTTCAGTATCCGAAACCCTGCTCATGAGCTGGCAGTCAAAGCCCGCATCCAGGAGCTTACTGGGATGCCTGTGGTCTGTGGGCACGAACTTTCACTTGACCTTGGAGCCTACGAGAGAGGGATTACAGCCTACCTGAATGCTCAGTTGATTCCTATTGCAAACCAGTTTATTCACTCAATCAGGGAAGAAATCTCCAGGCGAGGAATGGATTCGAGGCTGCTGATGCTCAAATGCGACGGTTCGGTTGTAGGCATTAACGAAGCCCTGGAAAAACCAATCGAGTCTATCTTTTCGGGACCTGCAGCAAGCCTTGTAGGAGCATCCCATCTTTCAGGGCTTGAGACATGTGCAGTTATTGATGTAGGCGGGACAAGTACGGATGTTTCCATACTCGAAAACGGTCTTCCTGAACTCTGTGAGGAAGGCGCTGTAGTCGGAGGCTGGCAGACAAAGGTAAAAGCTATCCGGATGGAAACCTCAGCAATGGGAGGGGACAGCCATGTCTGGATCAAGAACATGAAAATAAATATCGGTCCAAGGCGAGTTATCCCACTTTGCGTTGCAGCGGTTAAATACCCTGGTTTTCTTGAAGTCCTGAAAAAAGGAAGAATTCCTGGAGCTATGCACCTTGATGAAAATGTGCAACCTACCAGGTTTTTTGTAAGGACTGGTATTGAACCCTCAGACCTCGGAAAATTTGAAACAGAACTCTTCGACAGGATAGGAGATTTTCCTGTATCGCTTAACGATATTTTCTGGGAGACCCAGAAAACGCTTTCTCCGGGTTTACTTGATTCGCTCATAAGAAAACGCCTGATCCAGGCAATAGGTTTTACCCCAACCGATGCGCTTCATGTGCTCGGGGAATATACAGCCTGGGATCAAGAAGCCTCAAGGGTAGGAGCAAAACTTCTGGAACGATATACCGAAACCGACCATATCGAGATCTGCAAACAGATAAAACAGGACGTTGCAAGGAATATGGCCTTAAATCTAATATCTTTTATCCAGAAGGATGTGCCGTCTTCCGAAATCGAGAAAATCCTGCTTTCCGACAGGTTTACACAGTTCAGGATGAAAATCCCTGTGGTGCTGATAGGAGGCCCTGTAGTCGCATACACCAGAGAGTTGAAACAAATTCTCAATGCCGACATCATAATCCCGGAGCATGCTGAAGTAGGAAATGCGGTCGGAGCCGTCGTAGGCAAGGGCATAAAAAGAATTGAAATCCTGATCAAAAGCGCCTACTCAAAAGATAAGAAAAGGCTTGTTCTTCTATTTTCACCTCAGGGCAGGGAAACCTTTGGAAGCTACCCAGCCGCTCTGGAATACGCCGATGCTCTGGGAAGAAAACTCATCATGGAATACATGACCGAAGCCGGGCTCGACAAAGGGCAGATCCAGATCGAGGTCAGTAGAAAAGATATCTCTCTTAGTGAAGCAGGGGCAGTACCCCTAGAGACAAAGCTTGTTTTTGTTGGAGTTGGAATGCCAAAAGTTTGA
- a CDS encoding pyruvoyl-dependent arginine decarboxylase, with product MIPRKAFLTKGTGVHKDRLASFELALRAAKIEKFNLVSVSSILPPNCKVVPREEGLSELKPGAIVHCVLARNDTNEPHRLMAAAIGTAVPVNEDNYGYISEHHSFGEEEIIAGEYAEDLAATMLATTLGIEFNAEMAWHEREQVYKASGHIFDTFHMCQTANGDKDGKWTTVVAAMVFVTT from the coding sequence ATGATCCCAAGAAAAGCATTTTTGACAAAGGGTACCGGGGTACACAAAGACCGATTAGCATCCTTTGAACTTGCGCTAAGGGCTGCAAAAATTGAGAAATTCAATCTTGTAAGTGTTTCGAGTATTCTGCCCCCGAATTGCAAAGTCGTACCCAGAGAAGAAGGACTTTCAGAGTTAAAACCTGGTGCTATTGTCCATTGTGTACTTGCAAGAAATGATACTAACGAGCCTCATCGTTTAATGGCTGCAGCTATAGGAACTGCGGTTCCTGTAAATGAGGACAACTACGGGTACATTTCCGAACATCATTCTTTTGGAGAAGAAGAAATTATTGCAGGAGAATATGCTGAAGACCTGGCGGCTACAATGCTTGCAACCACCCTTGGCATAGAATTTAACGCAGAAATGGCCTGGCATGAGAGGGAGCAGGTCTACAAGGCAAGCGGGCATATCTTTGACACATTCCATATGTGTCAGACCGCAAACGGTGACAAGGATGGAAAATGGACCACAGTTGTAGCTGCAATGGTTTTCGTTACAACATAA
- a CDS encoding adenosylcobinamide amidohydrolase: MISLKNETIECYEHSIEHYEHSIECYERSFVVRLPGKRNVFSTSWLNGGYREDLTAVFNHQVSLDVCEACQTTEDVKTYLESVAESLDLDPNTVCGLMTCAYMQNTAIAPISYRDLYVCAIVTAGIDENGGRAGDPASYYENNENYEPIGGTINTILIINADLPEYAMGKVLMTATEAKAVALQQLMARSIYSHGIATGSGTDMIAIITDPNSKLHISDAGKHSTLGELIGKSVISATTEALRLQTGLSPESQMDVLVRLSRFSVTEEDLWQIAKELMKKSAINTVSQEIFLKNLRNCVKNPFLVAVTSAILHIIDEVEWGLLPQNEAEKVASFIIMEGFGPDKASLEFGPDKASLIENGFGSVEASILQHLTKAISEFVLRGINC, from the coding sequence ATGATATCTCTAAAAAATGAAACAATAGAATGCTATGAACATTCAATCGAGCATTACGAACATTCAATCGAATGTTATGAACGTTCTTTTGTAGTCCGACTTCCGGGTAAAAGAAATGTGTTCAGTACTTCATGGCTAAATGGCGGCTACCGAGAAGATCTAACTGCGGTATTTAACCATCAGGTTTCACTAGACGTATGTGAAGCGTGCCAAACTACCGAGGATGTGAAGACATATCTTGAAAGCGTTGCAGAATCTCTCGATCTCGATCCAAACACAGTTTGCGGTCTGATGACATGTGCATATATGCAGAATACAGCCATAGCCCCTATATCTTACCGGGACCTTTATGTCTGCGCGATAGTAACTGCAGGGATTGACGAAAATGGTGGAAGAGCCGGCGACCCTGCATCATATTATGAGAATAACGAAAATTATGAACCTATTGGTGGCACGATCAATACTATCTTAATCATCAATGCTGACCTTCCGGAGTATGCTATGGGAAAAGTGCTCATGACTGCAACAGAAGCAAAAGCAGTGGCTCTGCAACAGCTCATGGCAAGAAGCATCTACTCACATGGTATTGCAACCGGGTCCGGTACAGACATGATTGCCATTATTACAGATCCCAATTCAAAACTACATATTTCTGATGCAGGGAAACATTCCACGCTGGGTGAGCTGATCGGAAAGTCTGTCATTAGCGCAACAACTGAAGCACTGCGTCTCCAAACAGGACTCTCACCAGAATCACAGATGGATGTGCTTGTTCGGCTGTCCCGTTTTTCAGTAACTGAGGAAGACCTTTGGCAAATTGCTAAAGAGCTTATGAAAAAATCTGCAATTAATACAGTGTCACAAGAAATCTTTTTAAAGAATTTACGCAACTGTGTAAAAAATCCTTTTCTGGTTGCAGTAACATCGGCAATCCTTCATATTATTGATGAAGTGGAATGGGGATTGCTGCCTCAGAATGAAGCTGAAAAAGTTGCAAGTTTTATAATCATGGAAGGATTTGGTCCCGATAAAGCATCCTTAGAATTTGGTCCTGATAAAGCATCCTTAATAGAGAACGGCTTTGGATCAGTTGAAGCTTCAATTCTCCAGCATCTTACTAAGGCGATATCTGAGTTTGTTCTACGTGGTATAAATTGTTAG